The following proteins are encoded in a genomic region of Oryctolagus cuniculus chromosome 6, mOryCun1.1, whole genome shotgun sequence:
- the TNFRSF11B gene encoding tumor necrosis factor receptor superfamily member 11B gives MNKLLCCALVFLDISIKWTMQETLPPKYLHYDPETSRQLMCDKCPPGTYLKQHCTARRETLCTPCPDHYYTDTWHTSEECLYCSSVCKELQHVKQECNRTHNRVCECEEGRYLDLEFCVKHRSCPPGFGVAQAGTPERNTVCKRCPDGFFSDEMSSKAPCRKHTNCSALGLLLTQKGNATHDNVCSGNSESTQKCGIDVTLCEEAFFRFAVPTKFTPNWLSVLVDNLPGSKVNAESVERIKRRHSSQEQTFQLLKLWKHQNKDQDMVKKIIQDIDLCENSVQRHIGHANLTLDQLRSLMESLPGKKVGAEAIEKARRACKSSEQLPKLLSLWRTKNGDQDSLKGLMHALKHLKTYHFPKSVTQSLRKTIRFLHSFTMYRLYQKLFLEMIGNQVQSVKISCL, from the exons TTCCTGGACATCTCCATTAAATGGACCATGCAGGAAACCCTTCCTCCAAAGTATCTCCATTATGATCCAGAAACCTCTCGTCAGCTGATGTGTGACAAATGTCCTCCTGGCACCTACCTGAAGCAGCACTGTACAGCAAGGCGGGAGACCCTGTGCACCCCTTGCCCGGACCACTACTACACAGACACTTGGCACACCAGTGAAGAGTGTCTGTATTGCAGCTCCGTGTGCAAGGAGTTGCAGCACGTCAAGCAGGAGTGCAATCGCACCCACAACCGTGTGTGTGAATGCGAGGAAGGGCGCTACCTCGATCTAGAGTTCTGTGTGAAGCACAGGAGCTGCCCCCCTGGGTTTGGAGTGGCACAAGCTG GAACCCCAGAGCGGAATACAGTTTGCAAAAGATGTCCAGATGGATTCTTTTCGGATGAGATGTCTTCTAAAGCCCCCTGTCGAAAACACACAAATTGCAGTGCACTTGGTTTGCTGCTAACTCAGAAAGGAAATGCAACACATGACAATGTATGTTCTGGAAACAGTGAATCAACTCAAAAATGTGGAATAG ATGTCACCTTATGTGAGGAGGCATTCTTCAGGTTTGCTGTTCCTACAAAGTTTACACCCAACTGGCTCAGTGTCCTGGTAGACAATTTGCCTGGAAGCAAAGTAAATGCTGAGAGTGTAGAGAGGATAAAACGGCGGCATAGTTCACAAGAACAAACATTCCAGCTGCTGAAGTTATGGAAACATCAAAATAAAGACCAAGACATGGTCAAGAAGATCATCCAAG ATATTGACCTCTGTGAAAACAGTGTGCAGCGGCACATTGGGCACGCAAACCTCACCTTGGATCAGCTTCGCAGCTTGATGGAGAGTTTACCCGGGAAGAAAGTAGGAGCAGAAGCCATTGAAAAAGCAAGAAGGGCTTGCAAATCAAGTGAGCAGCTCCCCAAGCTGCTCAGTCTGTGGAGAACAAAGAATGGAGACCAAGACTCTTTGAAGGGCCTCATGCATGCCCTGAAGCACTTGAAAACCTACCACTTTCCCAAGAGTGTCACTCAGAGTCTGAGGAAGACCATCAGGTTCCTTCACAGCTTCACAATGTACAGACTGTACCAGAAGCTATTTTTAGAGATGATAGGGAACCAGGTCCAATCAGTAAAAATAAGCTGCTTATAA